Below is a genomic region from Actinomycetota bacterium.
CGCTGTCCTCGGCACGTTCTAGCGCCACTGCAGCCGCGTCTGCCAAACAATCCAATAGCTTGCGATCCTCGGGAATCCGATCGGGGTCAACCAGCCGAGCGCCGGGTGCAGCGATATTGCCGACACTTGAATGAAGCGCCTGATACGGATAGGCGGACGTCTCAGGCAGTAACTCGGCAAGTCGTGCCGACAGCGCGCATGCCGAGGCCGTCACCTCCTCAGGCCAGACGCAGGCGATGCGGTATCCGCCGTGCGGCTGAGACTTCTGATCGGCGACCAGTCCAGCTGACCCGGCCTGTTCTTGCTCGGCGAGCGAGTGCTGGAAACGGACATCCTCGTAGGCCTGGTAGCGATCGAACGACCACGTTGGATTGGCGTCCACGGGTCCCTCCAGAACCACGGCGGCGATGGGTTGCCAGCATGCGCAGGGTACGGGGTGAGCGTGCCTGCCTTCCACCCGGATTGGAAGGCTGAATCGTCGCAGGTCACAGGCCCTTGACGGGGTGGACGTCAGGTTGCGTCAGGCGCCGTCATCTACCGGGCGCTCCGCTCGGACTGCACGCTACGAGCCGTCACGAAAGACGGCCCAGTAGAGCCATCACCACCCTGCCGGGTCAGGTTGCGAGGAAGGAGCTTCCGGATGCAGGACCACGACGCAAGAACGACGGAGGCGTCGCCCCGGATCCAGCTGCTGAGCGATAACCGGCTGACCTGGACGATCACTGAGGCCGCCCAACTCCTCGGCATTTCGCGCGCCACCGCGTACGAAGCCGCACACCGGGGCGAGCTGCCTGTCCGGCTCATCGGCCGACGGATGCTCGTCCCGCGGGTGGCGCTGCTTCGCCTGCTTGGGCAGGACAGCCCGCCCAGCTCGCAGTCCGCCTAACGCCTTCCGACCCGGGCGCTATGCGCCCGGTGCCGGCCTATCCCCTTCGGAGGTCCCCTTGCCCGCAGAGGGCTTCTTTCGGGCTGGCCGCACACGGCCCGGCCCCAACGTCCACGGTCCCCGCACCGGGCCGCAACCGGACGGCGCCCGGCCAGGCCGTGGGTCGTCGCGGCGGCCCCGTTGGGATACCGACGCCGGCATCACCGACCGTGACGTGGCCGCCCTGCGTTGGCTCGGCCAGCAGTACGCCGCCCGCTCCGATGTCCTCCGAGTGCTGCTGGGTCGGCTGTCGCCCGGCTCCCCACGGGTCGAGGGTCAGCTCGGTGAGGAGACCCTGCGACAGATCCTCGACCGTTGGGAGGCCCGCGGCCTGATCGAGCGTGACCGTCTGCTGGGCCACCTGTGGGTCGCCCCCACCGCCAAGGCGCTGCGGCTGGTCGGCCTGGACGTCCGCGCCTGGTCCTTCGTCATCCCACAGCTCGCCCACGTCCACGCTGTCGGCATCGTCCGCCTCGCCCTAGAGCCGCACATCCCGGCCGGTGGCCGATGGCTGTCGGAGCGTGAGCTGCGCCGGGAGACCGGCAAGAGCGACGGCCCCGACGGGGCCATCCA
It encodes:
- a CDS encoding helix-turn-helix domain-containing protein: MQDHDARTTEASPRIQLLSDNRLTWTITEAAQLLGISRATAYEAAHRGELPVRLIGRRMLVPRVALLRLLGQDSPPSSQSA